Proteins found in one Neurospora crassa OR74A linkage group II, whole genome shotgun sequence genomic segment:
- a CDS encoding phosphoglycerate mutase, with the protein MRLFLVRHGETVDNVAGLYAGIRDSPLTTHGVLQARRLASHFASRSSSIGPVTHIFSSDLQRAVSTAQAIVDAQVTKATEKEDTDHSKLQLVQVVELRERDFRSAEGKRFGTPHSDAETHDEMRARATDFVQAHLDPLLDSISNGDNCKTNTSVVVVAHGLILNSLLRSLLARYAPEEMTRLANAKLSSGSVAGRSEFLAAWSNTGYLEMKVDAIASSEETEKSTAQLTVVRVNVLDHLHGLKRTRGGIGSAKFDSKQKTMDSFFKPAAKKRRVD; encoded by the exons ATGCGGCTCTTCCTCGTTCGACACGGAGAGACCGTCGACAACGTGGCCGGTTTATA CGCAGGCATTCGTGACTCCCCCCTCACCACCCACGGTGTCTTGCAGGCACGTCGTCTAGCCTCGCACTTTGCCTCGCGGTCGTCCTCAATTGGTCCTGTCACGCACATCTTCTCTTCCGATCTGCAGCGCGCAGTCAGTACTGCCCAGGCCATTGTGGACGCCCAGGTGACGAAGGCAACGGAGAAGGAAGATACGGACCATTCCAAGCTCCAACTAGTACAGGTTGTCGAGCTTCGCGAACGCGATTTCCGATCTGCCGAGGGGAAGCGCTTTGGCACACCGCATTCCGATGCCGAAACGCATGACGAGATGCGCGCGCGAGCCACCGATTTCGTACAAGCCCACCTGGATCCGCTGCTGGACAGTATCTCCAATGGTGATAACTGCAAGACCAACACCTCCGTCGTGGTTGTCGCGCATGGCTTGATACTCAACTCGCTCTTGAGATCACTTTTGGCGCGTTATGCCCCAGAAGAGATGACGAGGCTTGCCAACGCAAAGCTGTCGTCGGGTTCTGTTGCCGGAAGGTCAGAATTTCTCGCTGCTTGGAGCAACACTGGATATCTCGAGATGAAGGTGGATGCCATCGCCTCGTCTGAGGAAACCGAGAAGTCGACTGCTCAGTTGACTGTCGTCCGGGTCAACGTCCTTGACCACCTCCACGGCCTGAAAAGGACCAGGGGTGGCATTGGCAGTGCCAAGTTTGACAGTAAACAGAAGACGATGGATTCGTTCTTCAAACCCGCTGCCAAAAAGCGACGGGTTGATTGA